The Gasterosteus aculeatus chromosome 8, fGasAcu3.hap1.1, whole genome shotgun sequence genome has a window encoding:
- the LOC120823917 gene encoding homer protein homolog 3 isoform X1, with translation MFPVHREREQPIFSARAHVFQIDPATKRNWLPASKHAVTVSFFYDASRSVYRIISVGGTKAIINSTITPNMTFTKTSQKFGQWADSRANTVYGLGFSTEQQLQQFAEQFKEVKEAARLAREKSQERFELANPALDIAAPEQLSEERHSPPLLTVNGPGEEKLFRSRSAEVELTAEKERVKKMLSEGSMCEINLEAELFTLQDSNSKLVEALQEANSSVDQWKKQLAEYQEETDRLRDQVAELEAQLGHPAAGQTEELSRSLEELEALLSAKDQEIHNLQSKKTDVRELEKEREAAMQRLQDLEKQNADLEERVQSAEKTLESSREEQSHSEVEVRRVIDVLDVKIGDLSDLRQSLAKLIDK, from the exons ATGTTTCCGGTACATCGAGAGAG GGAGCAGCCCATCTTCAGCGCCAGAGCTCATGTCTTCCAGATCGACCCGGCAACAAAACGCAACTGGCTGCCAGCCAGCAAACACGCCGTTACGGTGTCCTTTTTCTACGACGCCAGCCGCAGCGTCTACCGCATCATCAGTGTCGGTGGGACGAAG GCCATCATCAACAGCACCATCACCCCCAACATGACCTTCACCAAAACATCCCAGAAGTTTGGCCAGTGGGCCGACAGTCGTGCCAACACCGTTTATGGTCTGGGCTTTtccacagagcagcagctgcagcag TTTGCAGAGCAGTttaaggaggtgaaggaggcggCCCGTCTGGCCAGAGAGAAATCTCAGGAGAGGTTTGAACTGGCCAACCCTGCACTCGACATTGCAGCACCAGAG CAGCTGTCAGAAGAGCGACATTCTCCCCCGCTGCTCACGGTCAACGGGCCCGGCGAGGAAAAGCTGTTCCGCAGCAGGAGTGCTGAAGTGGAGCTGACGGCGGAGAAGGAGAGGGTCAAAAAGATGCTGTCTGAAGG GTCCATGTGTGAGATAAatctggaggcggagctcttCACCCTGCAGGATAGTAACTCTAAGCTGGTAGAAGCACTGCAAGAAGCCAACAGCAGTGTGGATCAGTGGAAGAAACAGTTGGCTGAATACCAGGAGGAGACCGATCGCCTCAGAGACCAG gtgGCAGAGCTTGAGGCTCAGCTGGGACATCCTGCTGCTGGTCAGACGGAGGAGCTGAGTCGATCATTGGAGGAGCTGGAAGCCCTGCTGAGTGCCAAAGATCAG gaAATTCACAATCTACAGAGCAAGAAAACCGATGTGCGTGAGctggagaaggaaagagaagcgGCCATGCAGAGACTCCAG GATCTGGAGAAACAAAACGCTGACTTGGAGGAGCGGGTGCAGAGTGCTGAGAAGACGCTGGAGTCGAGCCGGGAGGAGCAGAGCCACTCGGAGGTCGAGGTCCGACGCGTCATCGACGTCCTTGATGTGAAAATCGGCGACCTGAGCGACTTGAGACAGAGCCTCGCAAAGCTCATCGACAAATAG
- the LOC120823917 gene encoding homer protein homolog 3 isoform X2, translating into MFPVHREREQPIFSARAHVFQIDPATKRNWLPASKHAVTVSFFYDASRSVYRIISVGGTKAIINSTITPNMTFTKTSQKFGQWADSRANTVYGLGFSTEQQLQQFAEQFKEVKEAARLAREKSQERFELANPALDIAAPELSEERHSPPLLTVNGPGEEKLFRSRSAEVELTAEKERVKKMLSEGSMCEINLEAELFTLQDSNSKLVEALQEANSSVDQWKKQLAEYQEETDRLRDQVAELEAQLGHPAAGQTEELSRSLEELEALLSAKDQEIHNLQSKKTDVRELEKEREAAMQRLQDLEKQNADLEERVQSAEKTLESSREEQSHSEVEVRRVIDVLDVKIGDLSDLRQSLAKLIDK; encoded by the exons ATGTTTCCGGTACATCGAGAGAG GGAGCAGCCCATCTTCAGCGCCAGAGCTCATGTCTTCCAGATCGACCCGGCAACAAAACGCAACTGGCTGCCAGCCAGCAAACACGCCGTTACGGTGTCCTTTTTCTACGACGCCAGCCGCAGCGTCTACCGCATCATCAGTGTCGGTGGGACGAAG GCCATCATCAACAGCACCATCACCCCCAACATGACCTTCACCAAAACATCCCAGAAGTTTGGCCAGTGGGCCGACAGTCGTGCCAACACCGTTTATGGTCTGGGCTTTtccacagagcagcagctgcagcag TTTGCAGAGCAGTttaaggaggtgaaggaggcggCCCGTCTGGCCAGAGAGAAATCTCAGGAGAGGTTTGAACTGGCCAACCCTGCACTCGACATTGCAGCACCAGAG CTGTCAGAAGAGCGACATTCTCCCCCGCTGCTCACGGTCAACGGGCCCGGCGAGGAAAAGCTGTTCCGCAGCAGGAGTGCTGAAGTGGAGCTGACGGCGGAGAAGGAGAGGGTCAAAAAGATGCTGTCTGAAGG GTCCATGTGTGAGATAAatctggaggcggagctcttCACCCTGCAGGATAGTAACTCTAAGCTGGTAGAAGCACTGCAAGAAGCCAACAGCAGTGTGGATCAGTGGAAGAAACAGTTGGCTGAATACCAGGAGGAGACCGATCGCCTCAGAGACCAG gtgGCAGAGCTTGAGGCTCAGCTGGGACATCCTGCTGCTGGTCAGACGGAGGAGCTGAGTCGATCATTGGAGGAGCTGGAAGCCCTGCTGAGTGCCAAAGATCAG gaAATTCACAATCTACAGAGCAAGAAAACCGATGTGCGTGAGctggagaaggaaagagaagcgGCCATGCAGAGACTCCAG GATCTGGAGAAACAAAACGCTGACTTGGAGGAGCGGGTGCAGAGTGCTGAGAAGACGCTGGAGTCGAGCCGGGAGGAGCAGAGCCACTCGGAGGTCGAGGTCCGACGCGTCATCGACGTCCTTGATGTGAAAATCGGCGACCTGAGCGACTTGAGACAGAGCCTCGCAAAGCTCATCGACAAATAG
- the LOC120823917 gene encoding homer protein homolog 3 isoform X5, translated as MGEQPIFSARAHVFQIDPATKRNWLPASKHAVTVSFFYDASRSVYRIISVGGTKAIINSTITPNMTFTKTSQKFGQWADSRANTVYGLGFSTEQQLQQFAEQFKEVKEAARLAREKSQERFELANPALDIAAPELSEERHSPPLLTVNGPGEEKLFRSRSAEVELTAEKERVKKMLSEGSMCEINLEAELFTLQDSNSKLVEALQEANSSVDQWKKQLAEYQEETDRLRDQVAELEAQLGHPAAGQTEELSRSLEELEALLSAKDQEIHNLQSKKTDVRELEKEREAAMQRLQDLEKQNADLEERVQSAEKTLESSREEQSHSEVEVRRVIDVLDVKIGDLSDLRQSLAKLIDK; from the exons ATGGG GGAGCAGCCCATCTTCAGCGCCAGAGCTCATGTCTTCCAGATCGACCCGGCAACAAAACGCAACTGGCTGCCAGCCAGCAAACACGCCGTTACGGTGTCCTTTTTCTACGACGCCAGCCGCAGCGTCTACCGCATCATCAGTGTCGGTGGGACGAAG GCCATCATCAACAGCACCATCACCCCCAACATGACCTTCACCAAAACATCCCAGAAGTTTGGCCAGTGGGCCGACAGTCGTGCCAACACCGTTTATGGTCTGGGCTTTtccacagagcagcagctgcagcag TTTGCAGAGCAGTttaaggaggtgaaggaggcggCCCGTCTGGCCAGAGAGAAATCTCAGGAGAGGTTTGAACTGGCCAACCCTGCACTCGACATTGCAGCACCAGAG CTGTCAGAAGAGCGACATTCTCCCCCGCTGCTCACGGTCAACGGGCCCGGCGAGGAAAAGCTGTTCCGCAGCAGGAGTGCTGAAGTGGAGCTGACGGCGGAGAAGGAGAGGGTCAAAAAGATGCTGTCTGAAGG GTCCATGTGTGAGATAAatctggaggcggagctcttCACCCTGCAGGATAGTAACTCTAAGCTGGTAGAAGCACTGCAAGAAGCCAACAGCAGTGTGGATCAGTGGAAGAAACAGTTGGCTGAATACCAGGAGGAGACCGATCGCCTCAGAGACCAG gtgGCAGAGCTTGAGGCTCAGCTGGGACATCCTGCTGCTGGTCAGACGGAGGAGCTGAGTCGATCATTGGAGGAGCTGGAAGCCCTGCTGAGTGCCAAAGATCAG gaAATTCACAATCTACAGAGCAAGAAAACCGATGTGCGTGAGctggagaaggaaagagaagcgGCCATGCAGAGACTCCAG GATCTGGAGAAACAAAACGCTGACTTGGAGGAGCGGGTGCAGAGTGCTGAGAAGACGCTGGAGTCGAGCCGGGAGGAGCAGAGCCACTCGGAGGTCGAGGTCCGACGCGTCATCGACGTCCTTGATGTGAAAATCGGCGACCTGAGCGACTTGAGACAGAGCCTCGCAAAGCTCATCGACAAATAG
- the LOC120823917 gene encoding homer protein homolog 3 isoform X4, with amino-acid sequence MGEQPIFSARAHVFQIDPATKRNWLPASKHAVTVSFFYDASRSVYRIISVGGTKAIINSTITPNMTFTKTSQKFGQWADSRANTVYGLGFSTEQQLQQFAEQFKEVKEAARLAREKSQERFELANPALDIAAPEQLSEERHSPPLLTVNGPGEEKLFRSRSAEVELTAEKERVKKMLSEGSMCEINLEAELFTLQDSNSKLVEALQEANSSVDQWKKQLAEYQEETDRLRDQVAELEAQLGHPAAGQTEELSRSLEELEALLSAKDQEIHNLQSKKTDVRELEKEREAAMQRLQDLEKQNADLEERVQSAEKTLESSREEQSHSEVEVRRVIDVLDVKIGDLSDLRQSLAKLIDK; translated from the exons ATGGG GGAGCAGCCCATCTTCAGCGCCAGAGCTCATGTCTTCCAGATCGACCCGGCAACAAAACGCAACTGGCTGCCAGCCAGCAAACACGCCGTTACGGTGTCCTTTTTCTACGACGCCAGCCGCAGCGTCTACCGCATCATCAGTGTCGGTGGGACGAAG GCCATCATCAACAGCACCATCACCCCCAACATGACCTTCACCAAAACATCCCAGAAGTTTGGCCAGTGGGCCGACAGTCGTGCCAACACCGTTTATGGTCTGGGCTTTtccacagagcagcagctgcagcag TTTGCAGAGCAGTttaaggaggtgaaggaggcggCCCGTCTGGCCAGAGAGAAATCTCAGGAGAGGTTTGAACTGGCCAACCCTGCACTCGACATTGCAGCACCAGAG CAGCTGTCAGAAGAGCGACATTCTCCCCCGCTGCTCACGGTCAACGGGCCCGGCGAGGAAAAGCTGTTCCGCAGCAGGAGTGCTGAAGTGGAGCTGACGGCGGAGAAGGAGAGGGTCAAAAAGATGCTGTCTGAAGG GTCCATGTGTGAGATAAatctggaggcggagctcttCACCCTGCAGGATAGTAACTCTAAGCTGGTAGAAGCACTGCAAGAAGCCAACAGCAGTGTGGATCAGTGGAAGAAACAGTTGGCTGAATACCAGGAGGAGACCGATCGCCTCAGAGACCAG gtgGCAGAGCTTGAGGCTCAGCTGGGACATCCTGCTGCTGGTCAGACGGAGGAGCTGAGTCGATCATTGGAGGAGCTGGAAGCCCTGCTGAGTGCCAAAGATCAG gaAATTCACAATCTACAGAGCAAGAAAACCGATGTGCGTGAGctggagaaggaaagagaagcgGCCATGCAGAGACTCCAG GATCTGGAGAAACAAAACGCTGACTTGGAGGAGCGGGTGCAGAGTGCTGAGAAGACGCTGGAGTCGAGCCGGGAGGAGCAGAGCCACTCGGAGGTCGAGGTCCGACGCGTCATCGACGTCCTTGATGTGAAAATCGGCGACCTGAGCGACTTGAGACAGAGCCTCGCAAAGCTCATCGACAAATAG
- the LOC120823917 gene encoding homer protein homolog 3 isoform X3 yields MGEQPIFSARAHVFQIDPATKRNWLPASKHAVTVSFFYDASRSVYRIISVGGTKAIINSTITPNMTFTKTSQKFGQWADSRANTVYGLGFSTEQQLQQFAEQFKEVKEAARLAREKSQERFELANPALDIAAPELSQLSEERHSPPLLTVNGPGEEKLFRSRSAEVELTAEKERVKKMLSEGSMCEINLEAELFTLQDSNSKLVEALQEANSSVDQWKKQLAEYQEETDRLRDQVAELEAQLGHPAAGQTEELSRSLEELEALLSAKDQEIHNLQSKKTDVRELEKEREAAMQRLQDLEKQNADLEERVQSAEKTLESSREEQSHSEVEVRRVIDVLDVKIGDLSDLRQSLAKLIDK; encoded by the exons ATGGG GGAGCAGCCCATCTTCAGCGCCAGAGCTCATGTCTTCCAGATCGACCCGGCAACAAAACGCAACTGGCTGCCAGCCAGCAAACACGCCGTTACGGTGTCCTTTTTCTACGACGCCAGCCGCAGCGTCTACCGCATCATCAGTGTCGGTGGGACGAAG GCCATCATCAACAGCACCATCACCCCCAACATGACCTTCACCAAAACATCCCAGAAGTTTGGCCAGTGGGCCGACAGTCGTGCCAACACCGTTTATGGTCTGGGCTTTtccacagagcagcagctgcagcag TTTGCAGAGCAGTttaaggaggtgaaggaggcggCCCGTCTGGCCAGAGAGAAATCTCAGGAGAGGTTTGAACTGGCCAACCCTGCACTCGACATTGCAGCACCAGAG CTCTCCCAG CTGTCAGAAGAGCGACATTCTCCCCCGCTGCTCACGGTCAACGGGCCCGGCGAGGAAAAGCTGTTCCGCAGCAGGAGTGCTGAAGTGGAGCTGACGGCGGAGAAGGAGAGGGTCAAAAAGATGCTGTCTGAAGG GTCCATGTGTGAGATAAatctggaggcggagctcttCACCCTGCAGGATAGTAACTCTAAGCTGGTAGAAGCACTGCAAGAAGCCAACAGCAGTGTGGATCAGTGGAAGAAACAGTTGGCTGAATACCAGGAGGAGACCGATCGCCTCAGAGACCAG gtgGCAGAGCTTGAGGCTCAGCTGGGACATCCTGCTGCTGGTCAGACGGAGGAGCTGAGTCGATCATTGGAGGAGCTGGAAGCCCTGCTGAGTGCCAAAGATCAG gaAATTCACAATCTACAGAGCAAGAAAACCGATGTGCGTGAGctggagaaggaaagagaagcgGCCATGCAGAGACTCCAG GATCTGGAGAAACAAAACGCTGACTTGGAGGAGCGGGTGCAGAGTGCTGAGAAGACGCTGGAGTCGAGCCGGGAGGAGCAGAGCCACTCGGAGGTCGAGGTCCGACGCGTCATCGACGTCCTTGATGTGAAAATCGGCGACCTGAGCGACTTGAGACAGAGCCTCGCAAAGCTCATCGACAAATAG
- the ddx49 gene encoding putative ATP-dependent RNA helicase DDX49, whose protein sequence is MADFASLGLSDWLVKQCKQLGINKPTPVQENCMPAILEGRDCMGCAKTGSGKTAAFVLPVVQKLSEDPYGIFCLVLTPTRELAYQIAEQFRVLGKPLGLRDCIVVGGMDMVRQGLELTDQPHVVVATPGRLADHIRSSNTVRMNKIQFLILDEADRLLEQGCTDFTKDLETILGFLPAKRQTLLFSATLTDTLQELKNIAMNKPFLWESTSETRTVDELDQRYILTPEKVKDAYLVHLIQKFTDEHDDWSIMIFTKTCKDCQVLTMMLREFQFHTISLHSMMKQKQRFANLAKFKASVFKVLVATDVASRGLDIPTVQVVINHNTPGLPKNYIHRVGRTARAGRNGVSITLVTQYDINLVQSIEENTQTKLKEYPVVEKDVLKILTQVNVTRRQCEIKLESTDFDEKKEINKRKQLILEGKDPDLEAKRKAELQKIRGQKKKFQQKIQDTIQRQKHGQLKKKLRKKAADKTA, encoded by the exons ATGGCGGACTTTGCGTCGCTGGGTCTCTCGGACTGGCTGGTGAAACAGTGTAAACAGCTAGGAATCAACAAACCCACCCCGGTCCAGGAAAACTGCATGCCCGCTATACTAGAAG GTCGGGACTGTATGGGCTGTGCTAAGACCGGAAGTGGGAAGACCGCAGCCTTTGTGCTTCCAGTGGTGCAGAAACTGTCAGAGGACCCATATGGCATCTTCTGCTTGGTGCTCACTCCTACCAG GGAGCTTGCCTATCAGATTGCAGAGCAGTTTCGAGTGTTGGGGAAGCCGCTGGGTTTGAGAGACTGCATCGTCGTTGGTGGAATGG ACATGGTGCGTCAGGGCCTGGAGCTGACCGACCAACCACACGTAGTCGTGGCGACGCCCGGGCGGCTGGCCGATCACATCCGCAGCTCCAACACCGTCCGCATGAACAAGATCCAGTTTCTG ATATTGGATGAGGCGGACCGACTGTTGGAACAGGGTTGTACCGACTTCACCAAAGACCTGGAGACCATTCTGGGGTTTTTACCGGCTAAACGGCAGACGCTACTGTTCAGCGCCACGCTCACTGACaccctgcaggagctgaagaacATCGCCATGAACAAACCTTTCCTATGGGAGAGCACATCAGA GACACGGACGGTGGACGAGCTGGACCAGAGGTACATCCTCACACCAGAGAAGGTGAAGGACGCCTACCTGGTGCACCTGATCCAGAAGTTTACTGACGAGCACGATGACTGGTCCATCATGATCTTCACCAAGACATGCAA GGACTGCCAAGTCCTCACCATGATGCTGCGGGAGTTCCAGTTTCATACCATCTCCCTGCACTCCATGATGAAACAG AAACAACGATTTGCCAACCTCGCCAAGTTCAAGGCCAGCGTCTTCAAAGTCCTGGTCGCGACGGACGTAGCTTCCAG AGGTTTGGATATTCCAACTGTCCAGGTCGTCATCAACCACAACACCCCGGGCCTCCCCAAGAACTACATCCACCGAGTCGGACGAACCGCAAGAGCCG GGAGGAACGGAGTGTCCATCACGCTGGTGACGCAGTACGACATCAACCTGGTCCAATCCATCGAGGAAAACACTC AGACGAAGCTGAAGGAATATCCTGTGGTGGAGAAAGACGTCTTGAAGATCCTCACTCAGGTCAACGTGACCCGACGGCAGTGTGAAATA AAACTTGAGTCAACGGATTTTGAtgagaaaaaggaaatcaaCAAGAGGAAACAGCTGATCCTGGAGGGGAAG GATCCAGACCTGGAGGCCAAGAGGAAGGCTGAGCTGCAGAAGATCCGGGGCCAGAAGAAGAAGTTTCAACAGAAAATCCAGGACACCATTCAGAGACAAAAACATGGACAGCTGAAGAAGAAACTAAGGAAGAAGGCAGCAGACAAAACAGCCTGA